The Impatiens glandulifera chromosome 3, dImpGla2.1, whole genome shotgun sequence genome contains a region encoding:
- the LOC124930605 gene encoding protein ATAF2-like, with protein MVSNENGHLVPIRVPGGSHILISKYFRFKPTDEELVSLFLLRKCRSLPLMVDVIAEVDVYKFNPWELPGLSIYGEKEWYFFTRRERKYPNSSCDIPNRAAGIGIWKANAVDKKIGHPKVLGIRKTMTFFTGKNRKTDKTNWLMKEYRLHDDYSLGKFNPWVLVRIYNKKGTKVPYHPPQQTNLQEETTVISSPMTIVVPPTTSFDDHTMNVIFPDSFINEMLQPLTQEDIDELFPITFGTGEH; from the exons ATGGTTTCAAATGAGAATGGACATCTTGTACCTATTAGGGTTCCTGGTGGGAGTCACATTTTAATATCTAAGTATTTCAGATTCAAACCAACCGATGAGGAACTAGTTTCACTATTTCTCCTTCGCAAATGCCGCTCACTTCCGTTGATGGTAGATGTGATTGCTGAGGTTGATGTCTACAAGTTCAATCCATGGGAACTTCCtg GATTGTCTATATATGGTGAAAAAGAATGGTATTTCTTCACCCGTAGGGAAAGAAAGTATCCTAATAGTTCATGTGATATTCCCAACCGAGCTGCTGGAATAGGTATTTGGAAGGCAAATGCAGTCGACAAGAAAATTGGTCATCCTAAGGTTCTTGGCATCAGAAAGACTATGACATTTTTCACTGGAAAAAATCGCAAGACTGACAAGACCAACTGGTTGATGAAGGAATATCGTCTCCATGACGATTATTCTTTAGGCAAA TTTAATCCATGGGTGCTAGTTCGCATATATAACAAGAAAGGAACGAAAGTGCCCTATCACCCGCCCCAACAGACAAATCTGCAAGAAGAAACAACTGTCATCTCTAGTCCCATGACAATTGTCGTACCACCGACGACATCCTTTGATGATCATACGATGAATGTCATCTTCCCTGACagttttattaatgaaatgttgCAACCTTTGACACAAGAGGACATTGATGAATTGTTTCCCATAACCTTTGGGACAGGAGAACATTGA